TCGAATGTATCTCTCCGTTTTGGCAAACGGGTTCTTTTTGAAGATGTTAATATTAAATTTACTGAAGGCAACTGCTATGGCTTGATTGGTGCCAATGGTGCTGGAAAATCTACGTTTCTAAAAATCCTTTCGGGTGAATTAGAATCTCAGACAGGTTCGGTTTCTATGAACCCAGGAGAGCGTATGTCTATCCTTAAACAAAACCATTTTGAGTACGAAGATTATTCGGTACTTCAAACGGTTATTATGGGTAATAAACGCCTCTACGACATCATGCAGGAAAAAGATGCGATTTACCTAAAAGAGGATTTTACAGAAGAAGATGGTAACCGTGCTGCTGATTTAGAAGCTGAATTTGCAGAAATGAATGGCTGGGAAGCTGAATCGGATGCTGCGATGCTCTTGGGCGGCTTGGGTATCAAAGAAAATTTGCACGAAGTTTTACTGAAAGACCTCAATGGTTCTGATAAAGTAAAAGTGCTATTGGCTCAGGCTCTGTTTGGCTCGCCCGATATCCTGTTGCTGGATGAACCTACCAACAACTTAGATATTGAATCTATTCTTTGGTTGGAAAACTTTTTACAGAATTTCAAAAATACAGTAATCGTTGTATCTCACGACCGTCACTTCCTCGATAACGTTTGTACACACATTGCCGACCTTGACTTTGGTAAAATTCAGTTATATGGTGGTACTTATACTTTCTGGTATGAGTCGTCGCAATTGGCTGCCCGTCAGCGTGCCGACCAAAACAAAAAGACTGATGAAAAACGAAAAGAATTAGAAGAGTTTATTCGTCGCTTCTCGGCCAACGTTGCCAAGTCAAAGCAAGCTACTGCTCGTCAGAAAATGTTAGATAAACTACAAGTAGAAGATATTAAGCCTTCGTCTCGTCGATATCCGTTTATCAACTTTAAGCCTGAACGTGAAGCTGGAGACCAATTGCTTTCTGTAGAAGGGTTGAGTGCCAAAACTGAAGATGGCACATATCTTTTCAAAGATTTAACATTTAGTATCAATAAAGGTGACAAATTAGCAGTTTTATCAAGAGATTCGTTAGCGATTTCGGTGTTTTTTGATATTTTGATGGGCGAACGCAAGCCCGATGCAGGCGAATTTAAGTGGGGAGTAACTACCACACAAGCTTATTTACCAAACGACAACGCCAAATATTTTGATGATGCTAGCTTAAATTTGGTAGACTGGTTGCGTCAATATTCTACAGAAAAAGACGAAAGCTTTATTCGTGGATTCTTAGGCAGAATGTTGTTCTCAGGAGACGAAGCTTTGAAAAAATGTACTGTTCTTTCAGGGGGCGAAAAACAACGTTGTATGTTTAGCCGTATGATGTTGTCTGGAGCGAACGTATTGCTATTTGACGAGCCAACCAACCACTTAGATTTGGAGTCTATTACGGCCCTCAACAATGGAATGGCTGATTATTCAGGAACAATGTTGTTTACCTGTCATGACCACCAATTGACACAAACAGTAGCAACACGTATATTAGAAATCGGTTCTAAGGGCTTCCTCGACAAATTAATGACCTTCGACGACTATATTTCGGATGCTAAAGTAAAAGAGCAAAAAGAAAAAATATATTAATAGTTTAATAAACGCCCTAGAATATAAATCTCTAGGGCGTTTTACCTTTAATCCCAGTTAATCATGAAAAAAATCGTATTCTTCATTCTTACCTTTGTAGTAGTATTGTCATCATGCAAAAGCAACGATGACAACGTAACCCCAACCAAAACAAATAAGGAATATATTTCGGCCAAAACATGGATACTCGATGAGTTGTCGAGCGGAGGTGTTATTACGATTTATAAAAAAGGAGCTACTACCAATCTATATGATTTCAGTAAATTAGAATTAGTGCTAAAATCCGATGGAAGTGTAACTGGCACTGATTACTTAGGTCAGGCTATCAAAGGCGGTACATGGGCAGTCAATAGCGATCAGACCAAAGTAATATTTACGAATGTCAATATTCAAAGTTTGATACTATCTGGCGAGTTTACGCTCAATAAGATTAATGATACCAATTTTGATGTTAGAGGCAATGTTTCTTATGAAGGACAAAATATAGATGCCATAGTAAAGTTAATAGCAAAATAAATTTAGGCTGTAAGGTGTCTTATT
The DNA window shown above is from Flectobacillus major DSM 103 and carries:
- a CDS encoding ABC-F family ATP-binding cassette domain-containing protein, with the protein product MLTVSNVSLRFGKRVLFEDVNIKFTEGNCYGLIGANGAGKSTFLKILSGELESQTGSVSMNPGERMSILKQNHFEYEDYSVLQTVIMGNKRLYDIMQEKDAIYLKEDFTEEDGNRAADLEAEFAEMNGWEAESDAAMLLGGLGIKENLHEVLLKDLNGSDKVKVLLAQALFGSPDILLLDEPTNNLDIESILWLENFLQNFKNTVIVVSHDRHFLDNVCTHIADLDFGKIQLYGGTYTFWYESSQLAARQRADQNKKTDEKRKELEEFIRRFSANVAKSKQATARQKMLDKLQVEDIKPSSRRYPFINFKPEREAGDQLLSVEGLSAKTEDGTYLFKDLTFSINKGDKLAVLSRDSLAISVFFDILMGERKPDAGEFKWGVTTTQAYLPNDNAKYFDDASLNLVDWLRQYSTEKDESFIRGFLGRMLFSGDEALKKCTVLSGGEKQRCMFSRMMLSGANVLLFDEPTNHLDLESITALNNGMADYSGTMLFTCHDHQLTQTVATRILEIGSKGFLDKLMTFDDYISDAKVKEQKEKIY